The following proteins are encoded in a genomic region of Chloracidobacterium sp.:
- the rpoC gene encoding DNA-directed RNA polymerase subunit beta': MFRFNNDNKTQLTANYEAIRISLASPEKIRSWSHGEVTKPETINYRTFKPERDGLFCARIFGPVSDWECLCGKYKRMKHRGVVCDKCGVEVTQSKVRRERLGHIELASPCSHVWFFKGLPSRIGHLLDITLRDLEKILYFETYIVVDEGDVPDLNQKDLLSDERYRELMRDHPNQFVAKMGAEAIKDLLRMINIEELVDDLRQKMREETSQQKKLKYSKRLKVANSFLRSGNNPEWMILDVIPVIPPELRPLVPLDGGRFATSDLNDLYRRVINRNNRLKKLIELRAPEVIVRNEKRMLQEAVDALFDNGRRGRVLRGANNRPLKSLSGTLKGKQGRFRQNLLGKRVDYSGRSVIVVGPELKLHQCGLPKKMALELFKPFIYNKLEKDGHAATIKQAREMVERQEPVVWDILERVISEHPVLLNRAPTLHRLGIQAFEPVLVEGKAIKIHPLVCTAFNADFDGDQMAVHIPLSPEAQIEASVLMLASNNLLSPASGQPITVPSQDIVLGCYYLTLGRDKLRGEGKVFSSIEDILLALDAGVIETQSKIKLRWRGELIDLATEHNSQDVMRANVRENVDVIIETTAGRAIFNERLTRDGLPFVNGTLKKKGLQSLVTFSHLRLGHEQTVSLLDDLKTMGFLYATRSGMSIGVDDMVTPPSKKAIIEEARKEVDKLQKQYEEATMTNLERTNKVTAIWSDVTDRVAKEMFKAMHDREAERNELNPILVMADSGARGSEAQIRQLAGMRGLMAKPSGEIIENPILANFREGLDVLQYFISTHGARKGLADTALKTADSGYLTRRLVDVAQDVIVSEEDCGTVKGVWNEAIIRNGEEVESLRDRIVGTTSLDDIFDPVDGTIIVKANQEIDEDLGAAIHLSGLQKVRIRSALTCESRRGVCVKCYGRNLATGNTVEIGEAVGVIAAQSIGEPGTQLTMRTFHVGGTARLEQETKHVASTDGTVKFLGDMKVIKNRKGEFVSLRRQSEIALLDDRGRETARYTIVYGAQIHVKDGQKVKEDDVLVTWDPFTFAILSEISGTVKYQDLKEGKTVEEEIDKVTGQKRLVVKDSDEKSQPRLEIRVGNKVQKTYQMPIRANLHVDDGAEVKAGDIIAKIPRETTKTKDIVGGLPRVVELFEARRPAETAVMSEIDGFVEFGPISKGKRKLIVRGDDGTEKEYDIPRGTHINVQEGDHVRAGEPLMDGPLNPHDILRVLGTGALQNYIVNEIQEVYRLQGVNIDDKHIEVIVRQMLRWVKIKDVGDTDFLMEEQVDRFRYKDENRRVAEEGGRTSVGEPLLLGITKASLSTDSFISAASFQETTRVLTEAAISGRIDYLRGLKENVIMGRLIPAGTGMKYYRNVKVAFDRTENQKQQDEFDEMPEIRGGLELPPMMDIPGVEPDDYEEEMDMDDMDVDEAELELDEASRLDVGDDDEI; the protein is encoded by the coding sequence ATGTTTCGATTTAATAACGATAACAAAACACAGTTGACCGCAAATTACGAGGCAATACGCATTTCGCTCGCGTCGCCCGAAAAGATACGTTCGTGGTCGCACGGTGAGGTGACAAAGCCGGAGACGATCAACTACCGCACATTCAAGCCCGAGCGTGACGGTCTGTTCTGTGCACGCATTTTCGGTCCCGTATCGGATTGGGAATGTCTTTGCGGAAAGTACAAGCGGATGAAGCACCGCGGCGTCGTCTGTGATAAATGCGGTGTCGAGGTAACACAATCAAAGGTGCGCCGCGAACGCCTTGGCCATATCGAACTGGCTTCGCCTTGTTCTCACGTATGGTTCTTCAAGGGCCTGCCGTCGCGTATCGGACACCTACTCGACATTACGCTGCGCGACCTCGAGAAGATACTCTACTTTGAGACATACATCGTCGTAGATGAAGGCGATGTGCCTGACCTCAATCAAAAGGATCTGTTGTCGGATGAGCGTTATCGCGAATTGATGCGCGATCATCCGAATCAGTTCGTCGCAAAGATGGGTGCCGAGGCGATAAAGGATCTGCTCCGCATGATCAATATCGAAGAGCTTGTCGATGACCTCCGCCAAAAGATGCGTGAGGAGACCTCGCAGCAGAAGAAGCTCAAGTACAGCAAGCGTTTGAAGGTGGCGAACTCGTTCCTTCGATCGGGCAACAATCCCGAATGGATGATCTTGGATGTCATACCCGTGATCCCGCCCGAGCTTCGCCCGCTCGTGCCGCTCGACGGCGGCCGCTTTGCAACGAGCGACTTGAACGACCTTTACCGCCGTGTCATCAATCGCAACAACCGCTTGAAGAAGCTTATCGAACTGCGTGCTCCTGAGGTCATCGTCCGTAACGAGAAGCGTATGCTGCAGGAAGCCGTGGATGCTTTGTTCGACAATGGCCGACGCGGCCGCGTATTGCGCGGAGCGAATAACCGTCCGCTCAAATCGCTTTCGGGAACGCTTAAAGGAAAGCAGGGCCGCTTCCGCCAGAATCTGCTCGGAAAACGTGTGGATTATTCGGGCCGCTCGGTGATCGTGGTCGGGCCGGAGCTTAAACTGCACCAATGCGGCTTACCTAAGAAGATGGCTCTTGAACTCTTCAAGCCCTTTATTTACAACAAGCTTGAAAAGGACGGCCATGCCGCAACGATCAAGCAGGCACGCGAAATGGTGGAGCGACAGGAGCCTGTCGTTTGGGATATTCTCGAACGCGTCATCAGCGAGCATCCGGTGCTGCTTAACCGCGCGCCGACGCTTCACCGACTCGGTATTCAGGCATTCGAACCGGTTCTGGTCGAGGGTAAAGCGATCAAGATCCATCCGCTGGTCTGTACGGCATTCAACGCTGACTTTGACGGCGATCAAATGGCCGTACACATCCCGTTGTCGCCGGAGGCACAGATCGAAGCCAGTGTTCTTATGCTTGCTTCGAACAACCTTTTATCGCCTGCGAGCGGCCAGCCTATCACTGTTCCGTCGCAGGATATCGTCCTCGGCTGCTATTACCTTACGCTCGGACGCGACAAACTCAGAGGCGAGGGCAAGGTCTTCAGCTCGATCGAGGACATCCTGCTGGCACTCGATGCAGGCGTCATTGAGACCCAGTCGAAGATCAAACTGCGCTGGCGCGGCGAGCTGATCGACCTTGCGACCGAGCACAACAGCCAGGACGTGATGCGTGCAAATGTCCGCGAGAATGTCGATGTCATCATTGAGACGACCGCAGGACGTGCGATATTCAACGAACGCCTTACGCGTGACGGGCTGCCGTTCGTCAACGGCACACTAAAGAAAAAGGGCCTGCAGTCGCTCGTAACGTTCAGCCATTTGCGGCTCGGACACGAGCAGACCGTGTCGCTCCTTGACGACCTAAAGACAATGGGCTTCCTCTACGCGACGCGTTCGGGAATGTCGATCGGCGTTGACGATATGGTAACGCCGCCCAGCAAGAAGGCGATCATTGAGGAGGCTCGCAAGGAGGTCGATAAGCTTCAAAAACAATATGAAGAAGCGACAATGACCAATCTTGAACGCACGAATAAGGTAACGGCGATCTGGTCGGATGTTACCGACCGCGTCGCGAAAGAGATGTTCAAGGCCATGCACGACCGTGAAGCGGAGCGGAACGAACTCAATCCGATCCTTGTCATGGCCGATTCCGGTGCACGAGGTTCTGAGGCTCAGATCAGACAGCTCGCCGGTATGCGCGGCCTTATGGCAAAGCCGTCAGGTGAGATCATTGAGAACCCGATCCTTGCGAATTTCCGTGAAGGCCTCGACGTTCTGCAATACTTCATCTCAACGCACGGTGCTCGAAAAGGCCTCGCGGATACCGCTCTCAAGACTGCCGACTCAGGTTACTTGACGCGGCGCTTGGTTGACGTTGCACAGGACGTGATCGTGTCAGAAGAAGACTGCGGAACCGTCAAAGGCGTATGGAATGAAGCCATTATCCGCAACGGTGAAGAGGTCGAGTCACTGCGTGACCGCATTGTAGGTACGACGTCGCTCGACGATATTTTCGATCCGGTTGACGGAACCATTATCGTCAAGGCAAATCAGGAGATCGATGAGGACCTCGGTGCGGCGATACATCTTTCAGGCCTGCAGAAGGTACGTATCCGATCGGCACTAACCTGTGAATCGCGTCGCGGCGTTTGCGTTAAATGTTACGGGCGTAACCTTGCAACAGGCAATACTGTTGAGATCGGCGAAGCGGTCGGCGTCATCGCTGCACAGTCTATCGGCGAGCCCGGCACACAGCTTACGATGCGTACGTTCCACGTTGGCGGTACCGCACGGCTTGAGCAGGAAACGAAGCACGTCGCATCGACGGACGGCACCGTAAAGTTCCTCGGCGATATGAAGGTCATTAAGAACCGAAAAGGCGAGTTCGTCAGCCTTCGCCGCCAGTCTGAGATCGCACTGCTCGACGACCGCGGACGTGAAACCGCTCGCTATACGATCGTTTACGGTGCGCAGATCCACGTCAAGGACGGCCAAAAGGTCAAGGAAGATGACGTGCTTGTAACGTGGGATCCGTTCACCTTCGCCATCCTTTCCGAGATCTCCGGCACGGTCAAGTATCAGGATCTGAAGGAGGGCAAAACGGTCGAAGAAGAGATCGATAAGGTTACCGGCCAAAAGCGGCTTGTCGTTAAGGACTCGGATGAGAAGAGTCAGCCGCGTCTCGAGATCCGTGTCGGCAACAAGGTGCAGAAGACCTATCAAATGCCGATCCGTGCCAACCTCCATGTCGATGACGGCGCTGAGGTCAAGGCAGGCGACATTATCGCGAAGATCCCGCGTGAGACGACCAAGACCAAGGACATCGTCGGCGGCTTGCCGCGTGTCGTCGAGCTGTTCGAAGCTCGCCGGCCTGCGGAGACGGCGGTTATGTCGGAGATCGACGGCTTTGTCGAGTTCGGCCCGATATCCAAGGGTAAGCGAAAGCTTATCGTTCGCGGCGATGACGGCACCGAGAAGGAATACGACATTCCGCGCGGTACACACATCAACGTGCAGGAAGGCGATCATGTCCGTGCGGGTGAACCGCTGATGGACGGCCCGCTCAATCCGCACGATATTCTTCGCGTACTCGGAACAGGAGCCTTGCAGAACTACATCGTGAACGAGATCCAAGAGGTCTATCGGCTGCAGGGCGTGAACATCGATGATAAGCACATCGAGGTCATCGTCCGCCAGATGCTTCGCTGGGTGAAGATCAAGGATGTCGGCGACACGGACTTCCTTATGGAAGAACAGGTTGACCGATTCCGCTATAAAGATGAGAATCGGCGTGTTGCCGAAGAAGGCGGAAGGACGTCAGTTGGCGAACCGCTCCTGCTCGGTATCACCAAGGCATCGCTCTCGACCGACTCATTCATCTCGGCGGCATCGTTCCAAGAGACGACCCGCGTACTGACCGAGGCTGCCATCTCCGGCCGTATCGATTATCTGCGCGGCCTTAAGGAGAACGTCATAATGGGACGGCTCATTCCTGCCGGCACAGGTATGAAATACTACCGCAACGTGAAGGTGGCGTTCGACCGGACCGAGAATCAGAAGCAGCAGGATGAGTTCGACGAAATGCCCGAGATCCGCGGCGGCCTCGAATTGCCGCCGATGATGGATATCCCGGGTGTCGAACCTGATGATTATGAGGAAGAAATGGATATGGACGATATGGATGTTGATGAAGCTGAATTAGAACTTGATGAGGCCTCAAGACTCGATGTCGGAGATGACGACGAGATCTGA
- a CDS encoding M13 family metallopeptidase, which produces MRNNFSRCVFTLLIVTSIYSTTLAQSAGLSLNNMDRTADACDDFFQFTNGTWVKNTQVPPSEARWGVFNILGDQNTDLLKQILEKASATDAPKGSNMQLIGDFYSSCIDEARIEKEGIKPIKPFLKSIEKIKTAEDVKKNIAELHNNGIPAIFGFGVGTDLKNSNQVLASAGQGGLSLPNTDYYTKTDPKSVEVRAKFAEYIEQMFKMLGDTAAEAKANADVVLKLQTRLAAASLSPVERRDPNKSYNKITVAEASKVTPNFDWTRYFTERGTPAITEMNLAPTKFFSEVNTMLSDVPVAEWQTYLRWMTVNSSASMLPKRFRDASFDFFSRYLNGQKEQQPRWKTCVRNTDGVLGEALGMEYAKLKFTPEQKARMNVLIDNLLAAMKDRINGLSWMSGETKTQALAKLATFKRKIGYPDVLRGYAGLEIKRKSYAGNLRASSRFQIKRNFDDLGKPRDKNRMFMTPPTVNASYNPTNNDITFPAGILQPPFFNFNADDAINYGAIGAVIGHEISHGFDDSGSRFDGDGNLKMWWTPEDRKNFDERAACVVEQFNGYEVQPGLFVNGKLTLGENIGDFAGLTIAHAAYEKSLEGKPKPADIDGFTNEQRFFLGWAQVWAAKATPEFERSQVLGDPHSAAKWRVNGPMSNMPEFAKAWGCKEGQKMVRKDACLIW; this is translated from the coding sequence ATGCGTAATAATTTCTCGAGATGTGTGTTTACACTGCTTATAGTCACGTCGATCTATTCGACCACGCTTGCCCAGAGCGCCGGCCTTTCTCTGAACAATATGGACAGGACGGCCGACGCCTGCGACGACTTTTTTCAATTCACGAACGGTACTTGGGTCAAGAATACGCAGGTGCCGCCCTCGGAAGCCCGCTGGGGTGTTTTCAATATCCTTGGCGATCAGAATACGGACCTTCTTAAGCAGATACTCGAAAAGGCATCTGCAACTGATGCCCCAAAAGGTTCGAACATGCAGCTTATAGGCGATTTTTACTCGTCTTGCATAGATGAGGCCCGTATCGAAAAAGAAGGCATAAAGCCCATAAAGCCGTTCCTTAAGAGCATCGAAAAGATAAAAACGGCTGAGGACGTTAAGAAGAACATCGCCGAGCTTCACAATAACGGCATCCCTGCGATATTCGGATTTGGCGTCGGCACCGATCTCAAGAATTCCAATCAAGTGCTTGCCTCGGCCGGCCAAGGCGGCCTTTCGCTCCCGAATACTGACTACTATACAAAGACCGATCCGAAGTCCGTCGAGGTGCGTGCCAAATTCGCAGAGTATATCGAACAGATGTTCAAGATGCTTGGCGACACCGCGGCTGAAGCAAAAGCGAATGCCGATGTCGTCCTGAAGCTGCAGACGCGGCTTGCCGCCGCCTCGCTGTCGCCGGTCGAACGCCGTGACCCGAACAAGAGCTACAACAAGATCACCGTTGCGGAGGCCTCAAAAGTAACACCGAATTTTGATTGGACACGCTATTTCACCGAACGCGGCACACCGGCCATTACAGAAATGAACCTCGCACCAACGAAGTTCTTTTCCGAAGTGAACACTATGCTGTCCGATGTTCCCGTCGCCGAGTGGCAGACCTACCTGCGTTGGATGACGGTGAACTCGTCTGCATCAATGCTGCCGAAGCGTTTCCGCGATGCGAGTTTCGATTTCTTCAGCCGATATCTCAACGGCCAGAAGGAGCAGCAGCCGCGCTGGAAAACCTGCGTCCGAAATACTGACGGCGTGCTCGGCGAAGCCCTCGGGATGGAGTACGCAAAGCTGAAATTCACGCCTGAGCAAAAAGCTCGTATGAATGTGCTGATCGACAACCTTTTGGCCGCGATGAAGGATCGTATAAACGGCCTTTCGTGGATGAGCGGCGAGACAAAGACGCAGGCGCTCGCCAAGCTTGCGACGTTCAAGCGAAAGATCGGCTATCCTGATGTGCTTCGCGGCTATGCGGGCCTCGAGATCAAGCGAAAGTCCTACGCCGGCAATCTTCGTGCATCGAGCCGATTTCAGATCAAACGAAATTTCGACGACCTGGGCAAGCCTCGCGACAAGAACCGTATGTTCATGACGCCGCCTACGGTCAACGCTTCGTATAACCCGACGAACAACGATATCACGTTCCCGGCCGGCATCCTTCAGCCGCCGTTCTTTAATTTCAACGCGGACGACGCCATCAATTATGGGGCTATCGGCGCCGTGATCGGCCACGAGATCTCGCACGGGTTCGACGATTCCGGCAGCCGCTTTGACGGCGACGGCAATCTCAAGATGTGGTGGACGCCGGAGGATCGAAAGAACTTTGACGAACGTGCGGCGTGCGTTGTTGAACAGTTCAACGGCTACGAAGTACAGCCCGGCCTGTTCGTTAACGGAAAGCTTACTCTCGGCGAGAATATCGGCGACTTTGCGGGGCTGACCATCGCACACGCCGCGTATGAGAAGTCACTCGAAGGCAAGCCGAAACCCGCCGATATCGACGGCTTTACAAATGAACAACGTTTCTTTTTAGGCTGGGCACAGGTATGGGCGGCAAAGGCCACGCCTGAGTTTGAACGCTCACAGGTTCTGGGCGACCCTCACTCCGCCGCAAAATGGCGTGTCAACGGCCCTATGTCTAATATGCCTGAATTTGCAAAGGCGTGGGGCTGTAAAGAAGGGCAGAAAATGGTTCGCAAAGATGCGTGCCTGATCTGGTAG
- a CDS encoding 1-acyl-sn-glycerol-3-phosphate acyltransferase, whose protein sequence is MRNFRAAVRLVRFFFSTFGNYGVLLAASPFVRDRLRFRRRIFARWTQAFARITGMKLVVNGKPPEPPFFLVANHLGYVDIAALRIAVEGVFVAKAEIRSWPFVGRIVASIGTVFIDRQNRRDIPRAGSEIIERLDEGEGVIVFPEGTSTKGEAVIAFNSSFLQFAAARHIPVSYAAITYLMPGGRLSANQAICWWEDIGFFAHLWRLLKEKEYTAVVTFGDAPIENSNRKELAKQLHDRVTSIFTPVL, encoded by the coding sequence ATGCGAAACTTTCGAGCAGCGGTCAGGCTTGTCCGATTCTTTTTCTCGACCTTCGGCAACTACGGCGTCCTGCTGGCGGCATCGCCTTTCGTCAGAGACAGGCTCCGATTTCGCCGACGGATATTCGCCCGCTGGACACAGGCGTTCGCCCGCATAACAGGAATGAAGCTTGTCGTCAACGGAAAGCCGCCCGAGCCGCCGTTCTTTCTGGTCGCCAACCATCTCGGCTACGTTGATATCGCGGCTTTGCGGATCGCTGTGGAAGGCGTTTTTGTCGCGAAAGCCGAGATACGCTCGTGGCCGTTCGTCGGCAGGATAGTCGCGTCGATCGGAACCGTTTTTATTGATCGGCAGAACCGACGCGACATTCCCCGTGCCGGATCCGAAATTATCGAACGCCTCGACGAAGGCGAAGGCGTAATAGTCTTTCCCGAAGGGACAAGTACAAAGGGCGAAGCGGTGATAGCATTTAATTCCTCATTCCTTCAATTCGCTGCCGCCAGACATATTCCCGTGTCGTATGCAGCGATCACGTACCTTATGCCCGGCGGACGACTTAGTGCAAATCAAGCCATCTGCTGGTGGGAGGATATCGGGTTTTTCGCGCATCTTTGGAGGCTTCTGAAAGAAAAGGAGTACACCGCAGTCGTAACATTCGGTGATGCGCCTATCGAAAATTCGAACCGCAAAGAACTCGCAAAACAACTGCATGACCGCGTAACTTCCATATTTACGCCCGTTTTGTGA
- a CDS encoding energy transducer TonB: protein MRSKAYITTLSAAACVLAAAFFTAQAAAQTFALLSVDGDSFAAGLTDELQTKAEVIDRGLAETAFKAVNVAAPYNMTTAEGMIAGKAIGCDILVLVRARTERRNSFERGEYFESWAAVYVVSARSGQLIDFTLHSADAETANAAAEALTSRIPAAAAKVIAAARSAAENERNNGQIPEMEEPPAVGSLAGKGFTPPAPYKRIKPQTTQLAYLYDIAATVDAEVDLDAGGNVLKVRIKRWAGFGLDEAVSAAIVEMNWRPAMRGGKALPMRFLLRYNFKRS, encoded by the coding sequence ATGAGATCGAAGGCTTATATCACAACGCTTAGTGCCGCCGCTTGCGTCCTGGCAGCAGCTTTTTTCACCGCGCAGGCCGCCGCGCAGACTTTCGCACTTCTTTCGGTTGACGGTGACAGCTTCGCAGCGGGACTTACAGACGAACTGCAAACGAAGGCCGAGGTGATCGATCGCGGCCTTGCGGAAACAGCATTCAAAGCCGTGAATGTCGCCGCACCCTACAATATGACGACCGCCGAAGGAATGATCGCAGGCAAGGCGATAGGCTGCGATATTCTTGTTCTTGTAAGGGCGAGAACAGAACGCCGAAATTCGTTCGAGCGCGGTGAGTATTTCGAATCGTGGGCGGCTGTCTATGTTGTCAGTGCCCGAAGCGGACAATTGATCGATTTCACGCTCCACTCCGCGGACGCCGAGACGGCAAACGCCGCGGCGGAAGCATTGACATCACGGATACCTGCGGCTGCGGCAAAGGTGATCGCAGCCGCGCGGTCAGCCGCCGAAAATGAACGGAATAACGGCCAAATTCCCGAAATGGAAGAGCCGCCGGCGGTCGGAAGCCTTGCCGGCAAAGGCTTTACGCCGCCTGCTCCATACAAGCGTATCAAGCCGCAAACTACGCAGCTTGCCTATCTTTACGATATCGCCGCGACGGTGGATGCGGAGGTCGATCTCGACGCCGGCGGCAACGTGCTGAAGGTGCGGATAAAACGCTGGGCCGGATTCGGCCTCGACGAGGCGGTCAGCGCCGCGATCGTCGAAATGAACTGGAGGCCCGCGATGCGCGGCGGCAAGGCGTTGCCAATGCGATTTTTGCTTCGTTACAATTTCAAGAGATCTTAA
- a CDS encoding HD domain-containing protein encodes MSERIYRDSVHNIIRVQTGTPEGELIAELIDSAEFQRLRRIRQLGLAYFAYQSAEHSRFTHSLGAFHLATRTLDRLRLKYEISDDDRIAVRVAALLHDVGHGAFSHVIESILGFHHEEFSISTVQSTDTEIGRILADHSATLAADIASILRGRFRRRALAQLVSSQLDVDRMDYLLRDSLLTGAKYGIFDLEWIIKSLEINERDDHLYISGPGVYAVEDYLQARYYMFRQVYFHRTLRAAESMLKALLRRAMMLYGEGGDVWLYDGTPMVKILRGERLSLAEHLSLDDTDILFYIKQWRGSKDTILADLSSRFLDRRLFKAYDLDMPENDRTSFIEGVRNAAAARGFDPEYYTLEDQAAHSQYHFYTRDTSNVKDLIYVEHGFSRPSIREISEVSGAVRGLQEGYSLHRLCFPAELKDEIEGLYHNA; translated from the coding sequence ATGTCTGAGCGCATTTACAGAGATTCTGTCCATAACATCATTCGCGTTCAGACCGGAACGCCGGAAGGTGAACTGATAGCAGAGCTGATCGACTCGGCAGAGTTTCAGCGTTTGCGGCGTATAAGGCAGCTCGGCCTTGCTTACTTTGCTTATCAATCAGCTGAACACTCGCGTTTTACACATTCGCTGGGGGCATTTCACCTTGCGACCCGCACACTGGACAGGCTGCGGCTAAAGTATGAGATCAGTGACGATGACCGCATTGCCGTAAGGGTCGCGGCCCTGCTTCACGATGTCGGGCACGGCGCCTTCTCGCACGTGATCGAGTCGATACTTGGTTTTCACCACGAAGAGTTCTCAATAAGCACCGTCCAAAGCACTGACACCGAGATCGGCAGGATCCTTGCGGATCATTCGGCGACGCTTGCGGCAGACATAGCTTCAATTTTGCGCGGCAGATTCCGGCGGCGCGCTCTCGCCCAGCTTGTTTCTTCACAGCTCGATGTCGATCGGATGGATTATCTGCTCCGCGACAGCCTGCTTACCGGTGCTAAGTACGGTATTTTCGATCTCGAATGGATAATCAAATCGCTTGAGATCAACGAACGGGATGATCATCTTTACATTTCCGGACCGGGCGTTTATGCCGTCGAAGACTATCTGCAAGCTCGCTATTATATGTTCCGGCAGGTGTATTTTCACCGAACTCTTCGTGCGGCCGAGTCGATGTTAAAGGCTCTCCTGCGACGCGCGATGATGCTTTACGGCGAGGGCGGCGACGTTTGGCTTTACGACGGAACGCCAATGGTCAAGATACTGCGGGGCGAGAGGCTATCACTTGCCGAGCACCTGTCGCTCGATGATACCGACATTCTCTTTTACATAAAACAATGGCGCGGCTCGAAGGACACGATACTCGCGGACCTTTCATCGCGTTTCCTCGATCGAAGGCTCTTTAAGGCATACGACCTTGATATGCCCGAGAATGATCGCACTTCGTTCATTGAAGGCGTGCGTAACGCCGCCGCCGCCCGCGGATTCGATCCGGAGTATTACACGCTCGAAGATCAGGCAGCACATTCGCAATATCACTTCTATACGAGGGACACGTCGAACGTGAAAGATCTGATCTATGTCGAGCACGGCTTCTCGCGGCCGAGCATTCGAGAGATCTCGGAAGTAAGCGGTGCGGTACGCGGCCTGCAGGAAGGCTATTCCCTGCATCGGCTTTGTTTTCCCGCGGAACTCAAAGATGAGATCGAAGGCTTATATCACAACGCTTAG